The following coding sequences lie in one Tichowtungia aerotolerans genomic window:
- the zupT gene encoding zinc transporter ZupT, translated as MDNSTIWFAFGLTLFAGLCTGIGSALAFFSKRTNKSFLSIALGFSAGVMIYVSMIEIFFKAKDALCTEMGERPGYWVTVIAFFGGMGVSALIDKLVPDFENPHEPHVVEDMTAQARQEHSGKLLRMGVFSALAIAIHNFPEGLATFVSALKDPALGMSIAVAIAIHNIPEGIAVSVPIYYATGSRRKAFGLSFVSGLAEPVGALVGYTILAPFMTDTIFGILFAAVAGIMVFISLDELLPTAREYGEHHLSIYGLVAGMAVMAVSLLLFV; from the coding sequence ATGGACAATTCAACCATCTGGTTCGCCTTCGGGCTGACGTTGTTCGCCGGGCTATGCACAGGAATCGGCAGTGCCCTGGCGTTTTTCAGCAAACGCACCAATAAGAGCTTCCTCTCCATCGCACTCGGCTTCTCCGCCGGAGTCATGATTTATGTCTCCATGATTGAGATTTTCTTCAAAGCCAAAGATGCTCTCTGCACGGAAATGGGAGAGCGGCCCGGATACTGGGTCACCGTCATTGCATTTTTCGGCGGCATGGGCGTCAGCGCACTGATCGACAAACTGGTCCCGGATTTTGAAAACCCGCACGAACCTCATGTGGTCGAAGATATGACGGCGCAGGCCCGACAGGAGCACTCCGGAAAACTCCTGCGCATGGGCGTTTTTTCCGCGCTGGCGATCGCCATTCACAACTTTCCGGAGGGGCTGGCCACGTTTGTCAGCGCATTGAAAGACCCGGCGCTGGGAATGAGTATTGCGGTGGCGATCGCCATCCACAACATTCCCGAAGGCATTGCTGTCTCCGTGCCGATTTACTATGCAACCGGAAGCCGCCGCAAAGCATTCGGACTTTCCTTTGTTTCCGGCCTTGCCGAACCGGTCGGGGCACTCGTCGGCTACACCATTCTCGCGCCGTTCATGACCGACACGATATTCGGCATTCTGTTTGCCGCCGTGGCAGGCATCATGGTTTTCATCTCGCTCGACGAACTGCTGCCGACCGCCCGCGAATACGGCGAACACCACCTTTCCATCTATGGTCTTGTCGCCGGAATGGCCGTCATGGCGGTAAGCCTGCTGCTGTTCGTTTAA
- the murJ gene encoding murein biosynthesis integral membrane protein MurJ, with product MDKGRILKSVGTVGSFTALSRFLGLARDVLMAGFFGTSLVMDAFVVAFTVPNLFRRLFGEGALSSAFVPVLVETRQKEGDPAAWKLVNRVLVLLAAVLTLITLAVILFAVLVPVQSEKAVQVLGLLKIMMPYMVFICLAAVSMGILNSFHHFAVSAFAPAILNILWISTVLFVVPNIGTSPEEKIRAVAWAVLLAGFLQWAVQWPMLYKLGWRMNRVQAQPAKVGKILRLMGPAALGMAVLQLNVVIDRTLALWVGGGAPSALFFSERLIYFPLGIIATALGTVLLPTFSGQAKDPEKMSETVSDSLRHLLFVMIPASVGLLVLATPVVQMIFEWKNFGTSSTWMTAIALQAYAPGLVVFSLAKVFVPAFYGMQDTRTPVRVGMIAVVLNLVLNITFVLTLPQAVKHAGLAFATVLSSVFNMSCLALILQHRLGGIGWKAVAATAARSFGAAALMGVAVWFVYGLFPNLGKIGQVIAVAVSIGIGGAAYLIASLLFRAPELREFVRTFRR from the coding sequence CAATCTCTTCCGGCGGTTGTTTGGGGAAGGCGCTCTTTCCTCCGCCTTCGTTCCGGTACTGGTGGAAACCCGGCAGAAAGAAGGCGATCCCGCCGCATGGAAGCTGGTCAACCGTGTGCTTGTTCTGCTTGCCGCCGTACTCACGCTGATTACGCTTGCCGTAATCTTATTCGCGGTTCTTGTTCCGGTTCAGAGCGAAAAAGCAGTTCAGGTGCTGGGTCTGCTCAAAATCATGATGCCCTACATGGTTTTCATCTGCCTCGCTGCCGTCTCCATGGGCATCCTGAACAGTTTCCATCATTTTGCGGTGTCCGCCTTCGCTCCGGCAATTCTTAATATTCTCTGGATCAGTACGGTTTTGTTCGTTGTTCCAAACATTGGAACCTCGCCCGAAGAAAAAATACGCGCAGTTGCCTGGGCCGTTCTGCTGGCCGGCTTTCTGCAGTGGGCCGTCCAGTGGCCGATGCTGTACAAGCTTGGGTGGAGAATGAATAGGGTGCAGGCTCAGCCTGCCAAGGTTGGAAAAATTCTGCGCCTGATGGGACCCGCCGCACTCGGCATGGCGGTGCTGCAGCTCAATGTCGTGATCGACCGCACTCTCGCACTGTGGGTCGGCGGCGGCGCGCCGTCCGCGCTCTTCTTCAGCGAACGGCTTATCTATTTTCCGCTGGGTATTATCGCCACCGCGCTCGGAACGGTTCTTCTTCCCACGTTTTCCGGGCAGGCGAAAGATCCGGAAAAAATGAGCGAAACGGTCTCCGACAGCCTGCGTCATCTGCTGTTCGTCATGATCCCTGCGTCAGTCGGTCTGCTGGTGCTCGCGACTCCGGTTGTGCAGATGATTTTTGAGTGGAAAAATTTCGGAACATCCTCCACCTGGATGACCGCCATCGCGCTTCAGGCCTATGCCCCCGGCCTGGTCGTATTCAGCCTCGCCAAGGTTTTTGTTCCAGCCTTCTATGGAATGCAGGACACCAGGACGCCGGTGCGGGTCGGAATGATCGCCGTCGTGCTGAACCTGGTTCTGAATATCACCTTTGTGCTGACTCTGCCGCAGGCGGTCAAACACGCCGGGCTGGCGTTCGCCACCGTACTTTCGTCGGTCTTCAATATGAGCTGTCTTGCACTGATCCTCCAGCACCGTCTTGGCGGCATCGGGTGGAAAGCTGTGGCTGCCACCGCCGCCCGCTCGTTTGGTGCCGCTGCGCTGATGGGCGTCGCTGTCTGGTTTGTATACGGGCTTTTTCCAAACCTTGGAAAAATCGGACAGGTCATTGCGGTCGCCGTCAGCATCGGCATTGGCGGCGCAGCTTATCTGATTGCATCACTTCTTTTCCGCGCGCCCGAGCTACGCGAGTTTGTCCGCACGTTCCGCCGCTGA
- a CDS encoding RNA-binding S4 domain-containing protein, whose translation MDEFKLSGETIDLVQLLKAARLCGTGGEAKIVIEEGLVTVDGEVETRKRCKIRRDQTVEYNGESVTVV comes from the coding sequence ATGGATGAATTCAAACTGTCGGGAGAAACCATTGATCTGGTCCAGCTGTTGAAAGCCGCGCGCCTGTGCGGAACCGGCGGCGAAGCCAAAATCGTCATTGAAGAAGGGCTGGTTACCGTGGACGGCGAGGTAGAAACCCGCAAGCGCTGCAAAATCCGCCGCGACCAAACTGTCGAATACAACGGCGAGTCGGTCACGGTTGTTTAA
- a CDS encoding tRNA threonylcarbamoyladenosine dehydratase, translated as MKFHRTKILIGDEALERLTGTHVILFGVGGVGSWCAEALIRSGLGKLTIVDNDVVCETNINRQMQATSKTIGQLKVEALKKRLLEIHPDAQIETKPIPYNRDTRESFDLSQYDYVIDAIDSLSHKVNLIASAMEAGTTLFSAMGAASKIDPTTIKVDSIWKSKGCRLARFVRKRLRKRGADGDCLCVYSPERFSLFGDASEPEEEDVDAWSETKAQTNGSMIHMTGTFGFHLAGLVVQDVVRMAME; from the coding sequence ATGAAATTCCATCGCACAAAAATACTGATTGGTGATGAGGCTCTGGAGCGGCTGACGGGTACGCATGTGATTCTGTTCGGGGTTGGCGGCGTCGGCAGCTGGTGCGCCGAGGCGCTGATCCGATCCGGACTGGGGAAGCTGACGATCGTTGATAACGATGTGGTTTGTGAAACCAATATTAATCGGCAGATGCAGGCGACGTCGAAAACGATCGGTCAGCTCAAGGTGGAGGCGCTGAAGAAACGGCTGCTGGAGATTCATCCCGATGCACAGATTGAAACCAAACCGATTCCTTATAACCGCGATACGCGTGAGAGCTTTGATCTGTCGCAGTACGACTACGTGATCGATGCGATTGATTCTCTGTCGCACAAGGTGAACCTGATCGCGTCCGCTATGGAAGCGGGTACGACCCTTTTTTCCGCAATGGGTGCGGCGTCCAAGATTGATCCGACGACGATTAAGGTGGATTCCATCTGGAAGAGCAAAGGGTGCCGACTGGCGCGGTTTGTCCGCAAACGGCTGCGCAAACGCGGGGCGGACGGCGACTGTCTGTGCGTCTATTCGCCGGAACGTTTTTCGCTGTTTGGTGACGCATCGGAGCCGGAAGAGGAAGATGTTGATGCCTGGAGCGAAACGAAAGCGCAGACCAACGGCTCCATGATCCACATGACCGGCACCTTCGGCTTTCACCTCGCCGGACTCGTTGTGCAGGATGTGGTGAGAATGGCGATGGAATGA
- a CDS encoding manganese efflux pump, whose translation MPLLSILLIALGLAMDAFAVSITSGITIKNLKARHALLVGAAFGLFQAGMPLLGWAIGRWAYDLLSTVDYWIAFGLLLFVGGHMIIQALQPDDEDGPKDPLHLPTLLTLAVATSIDAFAIGISLSMLRVAILTPVLLIGLVTFVLSFAGVYFGRYFGHFNEKKMEVTGGLVLIGLGTKMLIERLIENQELFQSSETVWFAFGLTLAAGMATGIGSLLALFTRKSSTRRASLLFGLSTGLLLWTAFRALLPIAEQDLANPRLATVIFFGGFLISALIDRLVPDFGNPHEPMLIEELKDNPDFRRTGMPAALAIAAHSFPEGLAVFIAALHAPAPVAVAAAAGLALHNIPEGISTALPMFHATGSRSKACVFSSLTGLAEPLGALLVYTLVYRFLDKQALGVLSAAGAGIMVFIALDGLLPAAHVFGKYHYAVLGTVLGMLIAAALSVL comes from the coding sequence ATGCCGCTTCTTTCCATACTGCTGATTGCGCTGGGCCTGGCGATGGACGCGTTTGCCGTGTCGATCACCAGCGGAATCACGATCAAAAACCTGAAGGCACGCCACGCCCTGCTTGTCGGCGCGGCGTTCGGGCTTTTTCAGGCGGGCATGCCGCTGCTGGGCTGGGCCATCGGACGCTGGGCCTATGACCTGCTCTCAACGGTGGACTACTGGATCGCGTTTGGACTGCTGCTGTTTGTCGGCGGACACATGATTATTCAGGCGCTGCAGCCCGATGACGAAGACGGCCCGAAAGATCCGCTGCACCTTCCGACGCTGCTGACGCTGGCGGTGGCAACCAGTATTGACGCATTCGCTATCGGGATCAGTTTATCGATGCTGCGTGTGGCCATTCTGACGCCGGTGCTGCTGATCGGACTGGTGACTTTTGTGCTGTCATTTGCGGGTGTTTATTTCGGACGTTATTTCGGCCATTTTAATGAGAAAAAGATGGAAGTGACCGGCGGGCTGGTTCTGATTGGGCTCGGCACAAAAATGCTGATCGAACGCCTGATTGAAAACCAGGAACTGTTCCAAAGCTCGGAAACCGTCTGGTTTGCATTCGGACTGACGCTCGCCGCCGGAATGGCAACCGGCATCGGCAGCCTTCTGGCGCTGTTTACCCGGAAAAGCAGCACGCGCCGCGCATCACTGCTCTTTGGCCTCTCGACAGGCCTGCTGCTCTGGACGGCCTTCCGCGCACTGCTGCCCATCGCCGAACAGGATCTGGCCAACCCACGGCTGGCAACGGTGATCTTTTTCGGTGGATTTCTGATCAGCGCGCTGATCGACCGGCTGGTCCCGGACTTTGGCAACCCGCACGAACCCATGCTGATTGAGGAACTGAAAGACAACCCCGACTTCCGCCGAACCGGCATGCCCGCCGCACTGGCGATTGCTGCACACAGCTTCCCTGAAGGGCTGGCGGTATTCATCGCCGCGCTGCACGCGCCCGCGCCGGTGGCCGTCGCAGCGGCAGCCGGACTGGCACTGCACAATATTCCGGAAGGCATTTCGACCGCCCTGCCGATGTTCCACGCAACGGGAAGCCGCTCCAAAGCCTGCGTATTTTCATCGCTGACCGGCCTGGCCGAGCCGCTGGGCGCACTGCTCGTCTATACCCTGGTCTACCGGTTTCTCGACAAACAGGCTCTCGGCGTCCTCTCGGCCGCGGGCGCGGGCATCATGGTGTTCATCGCACTCGACGGACTGCTGCCCGCCGCGCACGTTTTCGGAAAATATCATTACGCCGTACTGGGAACCGTACTCGGCATGCTGATTGCCGCCGCCCTATCGGTGCTTTAA
- a CDS encoding WecB/TagA/CpsF family glycosyltransferase produces the protein MQKTPFVLFGVPFHNVTFEEAIQWTIDRVRSGRPGVIATVNLDFLVLAQADPELRTVLREADLVIADGFPPVKLAPFFGPPLKGRVTGSDITPMLAERAEKEGISIYGLGAAEGVAAKAMEVLKKRHPNLKVAGAWSPPYAPLEQMEHAEILRRLDEAKPDILFTAFGAPKQDKFNHMHVKTWNVPVAIGIGGTLDFIAGVQTRAPVWVQKLQCEWLWRWGTNPKRLTKRYASNIAFLMRAVWLTMQLRLGRNIPAAVDSSAPPHWAEHGVEYHEFQSLEKLPEISAAKVVVDLRDAEWLESNEIGALLELSKRSEKTVLLHAGSRIRKLWEFSKLSDGLPLASNCTEALALLG, from the coding sequence ATGCAGAAGACGCCGTTTGTTTTGTTTGGGGTTCCGTTCCACAATGTCACTTTTGAGGAGGCGATTCAGTGGACGATTGATCGTGTGCGATCCGGCAGGCCGGGAGTCATTGCCACTGTTAATCTGGATTTTCTCGTTCTGGCTCAAGCCGACCCCGAACTGCGCACGGTTCTGCGCGAAGCCGATCTGGTGATTGCGGACGGCTTCCCGCCTGTCAAGCTGGCGCCGTTTTTCGGTCCGCCACTCAAGGGTCGAGTCACCGGAAGCGACATTACGCCGATGCTGGCAGAGCGCGCTGAAAAAGAAGGGATCAGCATCTACGGCCTCGGCGCGGCCGAAGGCGTCGCTGCCAAGGCAATGGAGGTGCTCAAAAAACGTCATCCGAATCTGAAAGTCGCCGGGGCGTGGTCGCCTCCATATGCGCCGCTCGAACAGATGGAGCACGCCGAAATTCTGCGCCGGCTCGACGAAGCAAAGCCGGACATTCTGTTTACGGCATTCGGCGCACCGAAGCAGGACAAGTTTAACCACATGCATGTGAAAACATGGAACGTACCCGTCGCCATCGGCATCGGAGGTACGCTTGACTTTATTGCCGGCGTGCAGACGCGTGCGCCGGTCTGGGTGCAGAAACTTCAGTGCGAATGGCTGTGGCGCTGGGGAACCAACCCGAAACGGCTGACAAAGCGCTATGCCTCCAACATCGCCTTCCTGATGCGTGCGGTCTGGCTGACGATGCAGCTCAGACTGGGGCGCAATATTCCGGCGGCAGTCGATTCCTCCGCACCGCCGCATTGGGCCGAACACGGCGTTGAGTATCACGAGTTCCAGTCTTTGGAAAAACTGCCGGAGATTTCCGCTGCGAAAGTCGTGGTGGACCTGCGCGATGCGGAATGGCTGGAATCCAACGAAATCGGCGCGCTGCTTGAGCTGAGCAAGCGGTCCGAAAAAACCGTTCTCCTTCACGCCGGTTCCAGGATTCGGAAGCTCTGGGAGTTTTCCAAACTTTCCGACGGACTCCCGCTGGCATCAAACTGCACTGAAGCGCTTGCTCTGCTCGGGTAG
- a CDS encoding REP-associated tyrosine transposase, with product MKPHPDKPHRLSEIFSYYNPPVYFVTFCTADRKPILSNDSVHQKFCNFSENAIQHGVAIGQYVIMPDHIHCFIRMAPDQTLGTTIRLIKRSLSAAITDPLPHWQPGFFDHLLRHSESYSEKWNYVKNNPVCDGLVRNPDDWPYQGQITEIRY from the coding sequence ATGAAACCGCACCCGGACAAACCGCACCGCCTCTCCGAAATCTTTTCCTACTACAACCCGCCCGTTTACTTCGTTACATTCTGCACGGCAGACCGGAAACCAATTCTGTCCAACGACAGCGTTCATCAAAAATTCTGTAACTTCTCCGAGAACGCCATTCAACACGGCGTAGCGATCGGGCAATACGTCATCATGCCGGATCACATCCACTGCTTCATCCGAATGGCACCCGACCAGACGCTCGGCACAACGATCCGCCTAATCAAGCGTTCGCTGTCGGCAGCCATCACCGACCCGCTGCCTCACTGGCAGCCGGGCTTCTTCGATCACCTTCTGCGGCACAGCGAAAGCTATTCCGAAAAATGGAACTACGTAAAAAACAATCCTGTCTGCGACGGGCTCGTTAGAAATCCGGACGACTGGCCGTATCAAGGGCAGATCACAGAAATCCGATATTAA
- a CDS encoding sodium/glutamate symporter, with the protein MLSFVCLSVLLGLGYWLRRKLIFLQRLYLPASVIAGLLGLILINTLPIPDIWTAGWSRLPGILINLVFACLFLGVEIPGVSKVWKSAGRQLAYGQIVAWGQYVVGIGIALFALAPLFGLNELFGATLPVGFEGGHGTAGGLGPVFDELGWAAGKDFALASATAGIVSAIIVGMVLVNWAVRKGYVSEKKPPHENIEEEDWTGSIPHDQRPKAGKLTVSSDVIEALSLHLVIVAGAILIGYGLKELLLLIQGIIPFAEKHDLLGSFPLFPLCMLGGLLIQIFANRFDPNDHIDHGLTRRIQNTSLDFLVVAAIATIRLNVVAQGWLPLLILVTAGILWNVACVLFLARRVFKTAWFERSIAEMGQSMGVTATGLLLLRVVDPDYKTPAAEAFACKQLMHEPIMGGGLWTGMAIPLIAAIGAAPVFGIACAAVAVWALILFIPKGRRHE; encoded by the coding sequence ATGTTATCGTTTGTCTGTCTGTCCGTGCTGCTCGGGCTCGGTTACTGGTTGCGCCGCAAACTCATCTTTCTCCAGCGGCTCTACCTGCCCGCATCCGTCATCGCCGGACTGCTCGGACTGATCCTGATCAACACGCTGCCCATTCCGGACATATGGACCGCCGGGTGGAGCAGGCTGCCCGGCATTCTGATTAATCTGGTGTTTGCCTGTCTGTTTCTCGGCGTCGAGATTCCCGGCGTTTCCAAGGTTTGGAAAAGCGCGGGGCGACAGCTGGCCTACGGCCAGATCGTCGCATGGGGCCAATACGTTGTCGGCATCGGCATCGCCCTTTTCGCGCTTGCCCCGCTGTTCGGTCTGAATGAGCTCTTCGGCGCGACCCTGCCGGTAGGGTTTGAAGGCGGCCATGGAACCGCCGGCGGCCTCGGTCCGGTTTTCGACGAACTGGGCTGGGCCGCAGGAAAAGATTTCGCGCTCGCCAGCGCCACCGCCGGAATTGTCAGCGCAATCATTGTCGGCATGGTGCTGGTCAACTGGGCGGTTCGCAAAGGCTATGTATCCGAAAAAAAGCCGCCGCACGAAAATATTGAGGAAGAAGACTGGACCGGAAGCATCCCTCACGACCAGCGGCCCAAGGCCGGAAAGCTGACCGTTTCGAGCGATGTCATCGAAGCACTCAGCCTGCATCTGGTCATCGTCGCCGGTGCAATCCTGATCGGCTACGGACTCAAAGAGCTGCTCCTGCTGATCCAGGGCATTATTCCGTTTGCGGAAAAACACGATCTGCTGGGAAGCTTCCCGCTGTTCCCCCTCTGTATGCTCGGCGGACTGCTCATCCAGATTTTTGCCAACCGCTTTGATCCCAACGACCACATTGACCACGGTTTGACCCGCCGCATCCAGAACACATCGCTCGACTTTCTCGTCGTTGCCGCCATCGCCACCATCCGGCTCAACGTTGTTGCACAGGGCTGGCTGCCGCTGCTGATTCTCGTCACCGCCGGGATTCTCTGGAACGTCGCCTGCGTTCTATTCCTCGCCCGCCGCGTTTTCAAAACCGCATGGTTCGAACGCAGCATTGCTGAAATGGGCCAGTCGATGGGCGTCACTGCGACCGGACTGCTCCTGCTGCGCGTGGTCGACCCGGACTATAAAACGCCGGCCGCCGAAGCCTTCGCCTGCAAACAGCTGATGCACGAACCGATCATGGGCGGCGGACTCTGGACCGGCATGGCCATCCCGCTCATCGCCGCCATCGGCGCCGCCCCCGTCTTCGGAATCGCCTGCGCCGCTGTCGCGGTTTGGGCGCTCATTCTATTCATCCCAAAAGGTCGTCGCCATGAGTAA
- a CDS encoding nucleotidyl transferase family protein, giving the protein MDIERITKILNSGFKASLAVTGGGSGAVHALLSTPGASHFVADVRIPYSPQALAGFLGETVEHSCSLDTAAKLAAAGMRFDLSVGCTAALQTDRKRRGDDRAFICIKTEEFEKLYALYFSEAPRAEQEKLLSDWLIVLIEQAVGAEQNLILPGSFNPVHKGHLGMLKAAEEITGLRGVFELSAANVDKPDVTEDEILRRVSAIRDIPVALTRAPRFTQKAQLFPNTTFVMGHDTAERLIGYADGSEWELFQTLETKFLVAGRQLRCGTEKFQCLETLDLPVGFEDLFEAIPEDIFREDISSTELRGGTV; this is encoded by the coding sequence ATGGATATTGAGCGCATAACAAAAATTCTGAATTCCGGCTTTAAGGCCTCTTTGGCTGTAACGGGCGGTGGCTCGGGTGCGGTGCATGCGTTGCTTTCAACGCCGGGCGCGTCGCACTTTGTCGCCGATGTCCGCATTCCGTATTCGCCGCAAGCGCTTGCAGGTTTTCTCGGCGAAACCGTTGAACACAGCTGTTCCCTGGATACGGCCGCGAAACTGGCTGCGGCCGGAATGAGGTTTGATTTGTCGGTTGGCTGCACGGCTGCCTTGCAGACCGACCGCAAACGCCGCGGCGATGACCGCGCGTTTATCTGCATTAAAACCGAAGAGTTCGAAAAACTCTACGCACTCTATTTTTCAGAAGCGCCGCGCGCGGAGCAGGAAAAGCTATTGAGCGACTGGCTGATTGTTCTGATCGAGCAGGCGGTTGGTGCGGAGCAGAACCTGATTCTGCCCGGATCGTTTAATCCCGTTCACAAAGGTCATCTCGGAATGCTCAAGGCTGCCGAAGAAATCACAGGTTTACGTGGTGTGTTTGAGCTCTCTGCCGCCAATGTGGATAAACCGGATGTCACGGAAGACGAAATTCTGCGTCGCGTGTCCGCAATTCGCGATATACCGGTTGCGCTGACGCGTGCACCGCGCTTTACGCAGAAGGCGCAGCTGTTTCCGAACACGACCTTTGTGATGGGGCATGACACCGCTGAGCGATTGATTGGCTACGCCGACGGAAGCGAGTGGGAGCTTTTCCAAACCCTGGAAACAAAATTTCTCGTCGCTGGCCGGCAACTGCGTTGCGGCACAGAAAAATTCCAATGTTTGGAAACGCTGGACTTGCCTGTTGGGTTTGAAGATTTATTTGAGGCGATTCCCGAAGATATTTTTCGCGAGGATATTTCATCGACAGAATTACGGGGCGGAACGGTATGA
- the rnr gene encoding ribonuclease R, whose translation MKQPSSKKAGLQERILKHMSNPKYRPLSRPDLAKAMRIHSKERNQLRQALINLETAGKVVSLRKNRWALPETRDTIAGIVRVTDKGFGIFTPDCGKEEFYIAKDDLKCALHEDRVSIERLPAKKPPRGRPAFRNPEGRVVSVLERKAQEVVGLLKRTPYYAYVIPDNLRLGHDVRVADVEKELGEIPDDHKVVIRLNEWDDPFKPLSGTVIEDIGHSDDPNVEMQCILRAHGFRQNFSEEVLAEAEKMPHELRPEDYEGRTDLRERLTFTIDPETARDFDDAISLEKVSNGWKLSVHIADVAHFVPKNSAIDKEALHRGNSIYLVDRVVMMIPPELTTKICSLNPNVDRLAHTVEMTITENGQMVAAQTCRSIIHSDARLNYDQVQALFDGETDDQIPASVVEALKALRPLIRTIRKLRTDDDGSLELDTPQIKCILGKDGKVASIEKGEAKEAYQLIEECMLLANVAVARKLKEAQWPAIHRIHEEPDAEMWAQMGAELQALGIDALPATRADINAVLEKVAGHPMEYSANMAILTNLKRAGYSAEPAGHFGLAFDDYVHFTSPIRRYPDLVVHRLLTALEQNGKQPYRSNDIEAIAAQCTRTETEADAAEKESIALRRAEYYRDLLYKGETGPYTACVIKVLGKGLLIELEDTLQRGLVAFSSITDDRYELNASKTKATGTRWGKSFQIGDEIEVDLVKVDVQRNFVDFHLTGQEQFSAKKKGKPQRRKKGKKQTVAFNGNAKYGKKPKKRRNRK comes from the coding sequence ATGAAACAACCTTCATCAAAAAAAGCCGGCCTTCAGGAACGCATTCTCAAACACATGTCCAACCCCAAATACCGCCCGCTCAGCCGCCCCGACCTGGCCAAAGCCATGCGCATCCACAGCAAAGAGCGCAACCAGCTGCGGCAGGCACTCATCAACCTCGAAACCGCCGGCAAAGTCGTCAGCCTGCGCAAAAACCGCTGGGCTCTCCCCGAAACAAGGGACACCATCGCAGGAATCGTCCGCGTCACCGACAAAGGCTTCGGCATCTTCACCCCGGACTGCGGCAAAGAAGAATTCTACATCGCCAAAGACGACCTGAAATGCGCGCTGCACGAAGACCGCGTCTCTATCGAACGACTGCCGGCCAAAAAGCCACCGCGCGGACGCCCCGCTTTCCGCAACCCGGAAGGCCGCGTCGTCAGCGTACTGGAGCGCAAAGCCCAAGAGGTCGTCGGCCTCCTCAAACGAACTCCTTATTACGCCTACGTCATTCCGGACAACCTTCGCCTCGGCCACGACGTGCGCGTGGCCGACGTTGAAAAAGAGCTCGGAGAAATCCCTGACGACCATAAAGTCGTTATCCGCCTCAACGAATGGGACGATCCTTTTAAACCGCTCAGCGGCACAGTCATCGAGGACATCGGCCACAGCGACGATCCCAACGTCGAAATGCAATGCATCCTGCGCGCGCACGGATTCCGCCAGAACTTCTCCGAAGAAGTCCTCGCCGAAGCCGAAAAAATGCCGCACGAACTGCGGCCCGAAGATTATGAAGGCCGCACCGACCTGCGTGAGCGCCTCACTTTCACCATCGACCCGGAAACCGCGCGCGATTTCGACGACGCCATCTCGCTCGAAAAAGTTTCCAATGGTTGGAAACTCTCCGTCCACATCGCCGACGTCGCGCACTTCGTGCCGAAAAACTCAGCCATCGACAAAGAAGCCCTGCACCGGGGAAACAGCATTTACCTCGTCGACCGCGTCGTCATGATGATCCCACCCGAACTGACGACTAAAATCTGCAGCCTCAACCCCAATGTAGACCGCCTCGCGCATACTGTCGAAATGACCATCACCGAAAACGGACAGATGGTCGCCGCGCAAACCTGCCGCTCCATCATCCACTCCGATGCCCGCCTCAACTACGATCAGGTACAGGCCCTCTTCGACGGAGAAACCGATGACCAAATTCCCGCATCAGTCGTTGAAGCCCTCAAAGCACTTCGTCCGCTCATACGCACCATCCGCAAACTGCGCACCGACGACGACGGATCGCTCGAGCTCGACACCCCTCAAATCAAATGCATCCTGGGTAAAGACGGCAAAGTTGCCTCCATCGAAAAAGGCGAAGCCAAAGAGGCCTATCAGCTGATTGAAGAGTGCATGCTGCTCGCCAACGTCGCCGTCGCCCGAAAACTCAAAGAAGCGCAGTGGCCCGCCATTCACCGCATCCACGAAGAACCCGACGCAGAAATGTGGGCACAAATGGGCGCGGAACTTCAGGCGCTCGGCATCGACGCCCTGCCCGCCACACGCGCCGATATCAATGCCGTCCTTGAAAAAGTCGCCGGCCATCCGATGGAATACTCCGCCAACATGGCCATCCTCACCAACCTCAAGCGCGCCGGCTACTCCGCCGAGCCCGCCGGCCACTTCGGCCTCGCTTTCGACGACTACGTTCACTTCACCTCGCCCATCCGCCGCTATCCCGACCTCGTCGTCCACCGCCTGCTCACCGCACTCGAACAAAACGGAAAACAGCCGTACCGTAGCAATGATATCGAAGCCATCGCCGCGCAGTGTACCCGCACCGAAACCGAAGCCGACGCCGCCGAAAAAGAAAGTATCGCCCTGCGCCGTGCCGAATACTACCGCGACCTGCTTTATAAAGGGGAAACCGGTCCCTACACCGCCTGCGTCATCAAAGTGCTTGGAAAAGGTCTGCTCATCGAACTTGAAGACACCCTTCAGCGCGGACTCGTCGCCTTCTCATCCATCACCGATGACCGCTACGAACTCAACGCTTCAAAAACCAAAGCCACCGGCACCCGCTGGGGCAAAAGCTTCCAGATCGGCGACGAAATTGAAGTGGACCTCGTCAAAGTCGACGTACAGCGCAACTTTGTCGATTTCCACCTCACCGGACAGGAACAGTTCTCTGCCAAGAAAAAAGGCAAACCGCAGCGCCGCAAAAAAGGCAAAAAACAAACCGTCGCCTTCAACGGAAACGCCAAATACGGCAAAAAACCGAAAAAGCGCCGTAATCGAAAATAG